The following proteins are co-located in the Flectobacillus major DSM 103 genome:
- a CDS encoding LytR/AlgR family response regulator transcription factor, producing MKINVLIVDDELKSLAVTKMILGQFSNLVEQIFTASTIDDAYQKIVQHEPELVLLDVELSSHTGFDLIKRFDNPSFKVIFLTAHDKYAIGAMKVEALDYLLKPLDADELHSALLKVLKHYTTQPAHTYVQDKIAGVAKKGKIIVPTQKELLLVDVDTILFCKAEGGYTSIYMNTNKIILSSKDLKTYQGILQDFAFFRIHDSYLVNYTHITSILSDNFVQLSNQTTIPLSRRRRSEFINWLQKVS from the coding sequence ATGAAGATAAATGTATTAATTGTTGACGATGAACTGAAATCTTTGGCAGTAACAAAGATGATTCTTGGTCAGTTTAGCAACCTTGTTGAACAAATTTTTACGGCATCGACTATTGATGATGCCTACCAAAAAATTGTTCAGCACGAACCCGAATTAGTATTACTCGATGTAGAGCTATCTAGTCATACAGGGTTTGATTTAATCAAGCGATTTGACAATCCTAGTTTCAAAGTTATCTTCCTGACGGCACACGACAAATATGCTATTGGAGCGATGAAAGTAGAAGCATTGGATTACCTTCTCAAGCCCTTAGATGCCGACGAACTTCATAGTGCTTTGCTGAAAGTACTCAAGCATTATACGACACAGCCAGCCCATACCTATGTACAAGACAAAATAGCTGGTGTAGCTAAAAAGGGTAAAATTATTGTACCTACACAAAAAGAGCTATTACTCGTTGATGTCGATACTATTTTATTCTGTAAAGCCGAAGGAGGTTATACTTCTATTTATATGAATACCAATAAGATTATTCTTTCGTCGAAAGACCTCAAAACCTACCAAGGAATCTTACAGGATTTTGCTTTTTTCCGTATTCATGACTCTTACCTTGTCAATTACACACATATTACAAGTATTTTGAGTGACAACTTTGTACAACTAAGCAATCAAACCACTATCCCACTGTCGAGAAGACGAAGAAGCGAGTTTATTAATTGGTTACAAAAAGTGAGTTAG
- a CDS encoding SEL1-like repeat-containing protein kinase family protein, with translation MDFKSRYIYNPREDLIGRGGFARVYKAQDILLDRTVAIKVFNKVDNGHYTVLEEIKKVIRFEHPNLLRYYDVALLQNINAFGEKEELQIGIMELANAGDLKTFVQGDPKPSVIIDLLKQVLYGLDFLHQKSIVHRDLKPQNILLVNDGSKLIAKISDFGISRNMEANTNSASMTIGTIEYMAPEQFSPAKYGINGKISTNVDLWSFGIMLYELLATEPPFGQRSGNTTAEQIMNSILSAELPQKLNSIEEPFKTVIKKCLVSDAKLRVQSAKDLIPFLDASYTSIPAVDAFETQFINFEEKNNPTTTLPPTLISDKTDSTNQLHNMDNANTHTFHLAKTPHTEVLPSDSPPVGNDSIVSDKTLENQAISSSPVAKETPIIPPREKPLLQEAEKPNHSTNQKKSANTKIRNIAFISLIVALGGGYYVWNMLTQNFYAKIDSLLEQHQYDQALTLLNDKTQAPSQRKDSLDTQYLVQTLISKGDTSAAIPFLKQELEWGSIGNAYLLGQLYYTGKFVEQDYQKAKHIFEKIPTDNRAVTMLGNIHFMGLGVSQNFTKALGFYQKAAAQGNSVAMYSLGLAYLNGAGIKQDKQKALDWFYKVIQKNDNVDASNAAKSQVESMHN, from the coding sequence ATGGATTTTAAAAGTAGATACATATATAATCCTCGTGAGGATTTGATAGGCAGAGGTGGATTTGCCCGTGTTTACAAAGCACAGGATATCCTCTTAGATAGAACCGTGGCCATCAAGGTTTTCAACAAAGTAGACAATGGACATTATACAGTATTAGAAGAAATCAAAAAGGTTATTAGATTTGAGCATCCTAATTTGTTACGTTATTATGATGTAGCCTTGCTTCAAAATATCAATGCTTTTGGTGAAAAAGAGGAACTCCAGATTGGTATTATGGAACTTGCCAATGCAGGCGACCTAAAAACATTTGTACAAGGCGATCCTAAGCCTTCTGTAATTATCGACTTGCTCAAACAGGTGCTTTATGGTCTTGATTTTCTTCATCAAAAAAGTATTGTTCATCGTGACCTAAAACCTCAAAATATTTTACTCGTTAACGATGGCTCAAAGCTAATTGCTAAAATTTCGGACTTTGGTATTAGTCGCAATATGGAGGCCAATACCAATAGTGCCTCCATGACTATCGGTACAATCGAATACATGGCTCCCGAGCAATTTAGCCCTGCCAAATATGGTATCAATGGCAAAATATCGACAAATGTAGATTTGTGGAGCTTTGGTATTATGCTTTATGAATTACTAGCAACAGAGCCTCCTTTTGGGCAACGAAGTGGGAATACTACGGCCGAACAAATTATGAACTCGATTTTATCAGCCGAACTTCCACAGAAGCTAAACTCAATAGAAGAACCGTTCAAAACAGTTATCAAAAAATGCCTTGTGTCCGATGCTAAATTACGTGTCCAAAGTGCCAAAGATTTGATACCTTTCCTAGATGCTAGCTATACAAGTATTCCTGCTGTCGATGCCTTTGAAACACAGTTTATTAATTTTGAAGAAAAAAATAACCCAACAACAACACTGCCTCCTACTCTTATATCTGACAAAACTGATAGTACCAATCAACTCCATAATATGGATAACGCCAATACTCATACATTTCATTTGGCAAAAACACCCCATACAGAAGTACTACCCTCCGATAGCCCGCCTGTTGGTAATGATAGCATTGTATCCGACAAAACCCTTGAAAATCAAGCCATAAGCTCTTCTCCTGTAGCTAAAGAAACACCTATAATACCACCAAGAGAAAAGCCGTTGTTGCAAGAAGCCGAAAAGCCCAACCACTCAACAAACCAGAAGAAAAGTGCCAATACAAAAATCCGAAACATCGCATTTATCAGCCTTATTGTTGCTTTAGGTGGTGGGTATTACGTTTGGAATATGCTTACACAAAACTTCTATGCCAAAATAGATTCACTCCTTGAGCAACATCAATACGACCAAGCGTTGACCTTGCTCAACGACAAAACTCAAGCACCCAGCCAAAGAAAGGATTCACTTGATACACAATACCTAGTACAAACACTTATTAGCAAAGGTGATACCTCGGCTGCAATTCCTTTTTTAAAGCAAGAGCTTGAGTGGGGTTCAATCGGCAATGCGTATCTATTGGGACAACTGTACTATACGGGCAAATTTGTAGAACAAGACTATCAAAAAGCCAAACACATCTTTGAAAAAATCCCGACCGATAATCGGGCAGTAACCATGCTTGGCAATATTCACTTCATGGGACTTGGGGTTTCTCAAAACTTCACAAAAGCTTTAGGATTTTACCAAAAAGCCGCCGCTCAGGGTAATTCAGTAGCCATGTATTCACTTGGGCTGGCATATCTCAATGGGGCTGGTATCAAACAAGATAAACAAAAAGCACTCGATTGGTTTTATAAGGTAATTCAAAAAAACGATAACGTCGATGCTTCAAATGCTGCCAAAAGTCAAGTAGAAAGTATGCACAATTAA
- a CDS encoding hydrogen peroxide-inducible genes activator has translation MTITQLEYIIAVENLRNFVQAAESCCVTQPTLSMQIQKLEDELGIKIFDRSRQPVVTTQIGSEIIHQARITLAEYAKIKEVVNSGKNEVSGEVRLGIIPTIAPYLLPLFLTNFLEKFPNIELKIKELTTERIIQHLKNDDLDIGLLATPLQQPNIIEHHIFHEELVLYVSKENALYQKEYALSEDIDPRELWLLEEGHCLRSQIENLCELKRKSIGYGQFEYQAGSLETLRKMVERNQGITILPELATLDFEEKQKVLIRKFASPAPVREVSLVAHRNFAKSAVLKALKQSILDSLPESIKNTRPKTVVQIK, from the coding sequence ATGACAATCACTCAATTAGAATATATTATTGCGGTCGAAAACCTCCGAAACTTTGTACAAGCGGCCGAAAGCTGCTGTGTAACCCAGCCAACACTGAGTATGCAGATTCAAAAGTTAGAAGATGAATTGGGCATTAAAATTTTTGATAGAAGCCGCCAACCTGTAGTAACAACACAAATCGGTTCTGAGATTATCCACCAAGCACGCATTACTTTAGCCGAATATGCCAAAATCAAGGAAGTAGTCAACTCTGGTAAAAATGAAGTTTCGGGCGAGGTACGTTTGGGTATTATTCCCACTATTGCCCCATATTTGCTACCTTTATTCCTAACCAATTTCCTAGAAAAATTCCCTAATATAGAGCTAAAAATCAAGGAGTTAACAACCGAAAGAATTATCCAGCACCTAAAAAATGATGATTTGGATATTGGCCTATTGGCTACCCCACTCCAACAGCCCAATATTATCGAACATCATATTTTTCATGAAGAATTGGTTTTGTATGTTTCAAAAGAAAATGCTTTGTACCAAAAAGAATATGCTCTTTCCGAAGACATTGACCCTCGTGAATTATGGTTATTGGAAGAAGGCCATTGCTTGAGGTCACAAATAGAAAACCTTTGTGAACTCAAACGCAAATCTATCGGATATGGGCAGTTTGAGTATCAAGCTGGTAGTCTAGAAACCCTCCGCAAAATGGTAGAACGCAACCAAGGTATTACGATTTTGCCCGAACTAGCCACCCTCGATTTTGAGGAAAAACAGAAAGTATTGATAAGGAAATTTGCTTCGCCCGCACCTGTGCGTGAAGTAAGCTTGGTAGCACATCGCAATTTTGCCAAAAGTGCTGTTTTAAAAGCGTTAAAACAGAGTATCTTAGATTCATTGCCCGAAAGCATCAAAAATACTCGCCCCAAAACTGTAGTCCAGATTAAATAA
- a CDS encoding MBOAT family O-acyltransferase, whose translation MLFNTIHFLLFFIIVTLGYFSLGWSGRWRLLLLSSCYFYMIFQPIYILILFSTIVIDYFAGIWLENEQNIHKRKLLLVISLISNIGILAFFKYYNFLNDNLSAILGLVDLKNPIRALDILLPVGLSFHTFQAMSYTIEVYRGNEKAERHFGIYALYVMFYPQLVAGPIERPQNVLHQFHQFHRFDWEKVKSGLFLMAWGLFKKVVIADRLAILVDYCYNSPAERNGLSLLLATFFYTFQIYCDFSGYSEMALGSARVMGFELMENFRSPYFSKSISEFWRRWHISLSTWFRDYLYISLGGNRVAEWRKYFNQFTVFMVSGLWHGAKWTFVIWGCLHGCYLIIAMLRNKYFPQWRLPDNNLGKGLNLISTFILVMLAWVFFRAQNTHDAFLILQKISYFSLSDTLQSPLNGTELLFSVVLIALLLIKDLKFFYVNTRSTLKFVCLMSILAFFIYFLGVFNTNQFIYFQF comes from the coding sequence ATGTTATTCAATACGATACATTTTCTTTTATTCTTTATTATTGTTACACTAGGCTATTTTAGCTTGGGCTGGTCTGGTAGATGGCGACTCCTGCTTTTGTCGAGCTGTTATTTCTACATGATTTTTCAGCCTATCTATATTCTTATCCTATTTTCAACAATTGTTATCGACTACTTTGCAGGTATTTGGCTTGAAAATGAGCAGAATATTCATAAGCGCAAGTTATTATTGGTCATAAGCCTTATTTCAAATATCGGTATTTTGGCTTTTTTCAAATATTATAACTTCCTCAACGACAACCTGAGTGCTATTCTTGGGCTTGTCGACCTCAAAAATCCTATTCGAGCCTTAGATATTTTGTTACCCGTTGGACTTTCGTTTCATACCTTTCAGGCCATGAGCTATACCATTGAGGTATATCGTGGCAACGAAAAAGCAGAACGACATTTTGGTATCTATGCGCTTTATGTGATGTTTTACCCGCAGCTTGTAGCAGGGCCAATCGAACGCCCTCAGAATGTCTTGCACCAATTCCATCAGTTTCACCGATTTGATTGGGAAAAGGTAAAAAGTGGCTTGTTTTTAATGGCTTGGGGGTTATTCAAAAAAGTAGTAATAGCCGACCGCCTTGCCATCTTAGTAGACTATTGCTATAATAGCCCCGCCGAACGCAACGGGCTTTCGTTGTTGTTGGCAACATTCTTTTATACTTTCCAGATTTATTGCGACTTTTCGGGTTATTCCGAAATGGCTTTGGGGTCGGCACGGGTCATGGGGTTTGAGCTAATGGAAAACTTCAGAAGTCCCTATTTTTCAAAATCTATTTCCGAATTTTGGCGACGCTGGCATATTTCCCTTTCAACGTGGTTTAGAGATTATCTGTATATTTCATTGGGAGGCAACAGAGTAGCCGAATGGCGTAAGTATTTCAATCAGTTTACGGTTTTTATGGTTAGTGGTTTGTGGCATGGGGCCAAATGGACTTTTGTTATTTGGGGATGCCTACACGGCTGTTATTTGATTATAGCCATGCTTCGCAATAAATATTTCCCTCAGTGGCGTTTGCCCGACAATAACCTTGGCAAAGGCCTCAACCTTATTAGTACTTTTATATTAGTTATGCTAGCATGGGTATTTTTTAGGGCTCAAAATACACACGATGCCTTTTTGATTCTTCAAAAAATTAGCTATTTCTCACTTTCAGACACCCTACAAAGTCCTCTCAATGGCACAGAATTACTGTTTTCGGTAGTGCTTATTGCGTTGTTGTTAATAAAAGATTTGAAGTTCTTTTATGTAAATACTCGTAGTACTCTCAAATTTGTATGTTTAATGAGTATTTTGGCCTTCTTCATTTACTTTTTAGGGGTTTTCAATACCAATCAATTTATCTATTTTCAGTTCTAA
- a CDS encoding carboxymuconolactone decarboxylase family protein gives MFGTTSETKKNLLAEVNLPTDLQSLFLDRLNAVDHRYIKDLKINVANALKAQTLTEKDAVLLALGVAINEKSTALIAALEDLAKARGVEEKELLEVASCVSLMNANNVFYRFRHFMNKDSYNNIPAGIRMSIMMNPVLGKEFFELLSLVISAINGCEMCVTSHEASVKSHGASEQRIFEAVRLGAVLKSFIVLL, from the coding sequence ATGTTTGGAACTACCAGTGAAACCAAAAAGAATTTGTTGGCTGAAGTAAATCTTCCTACCGACTTACAATCTTTGTTTTTGGATAGACTTAACGCTGTTGACCACCGTTATATCAAAGATTTAAAAATAAATGTTGCTAATGCCCTTAAAGCACAGACTTTGACAGAAAAAGACGCTGTTTTGTTGGCTTTGGGTGTTGCTATCAACGAAAAATCAACTGCCCTAATAGCTGCTTTGGAAGACTTGGCCAAAGCTAGAGGTGTTGAAGAAAAAGAATTATTGGAGGTGGCTAGTTGTGTATCACTGATGAACGCCAACAACGTTTTTTATCGTTTTCGCCACTTCATGAACAAGGATTCTTATAACAATATTCCTGCTGGAATCAGAATGTCTATTATGATGAATCCAGTACTTGGAAAAGAATTTTTTGAGTTATTAAGTTTAGTGATTTCGGCTATCAATGGTTGCGAAATGTGTGTTACTTCGCACGAAGCATCTGTAAAAAGCCATGGTGCTAGCGAACAACGTATATTTGAGGCGGTTCGTTTGGGTGCTGTCCTAAAAAGCTTTATTGTACTTTTATAA
- a CDS encoding sensor histidine kinase gives MNTFSNFFGQNPTTRNYGVNDGLASSMVYRAFQDSQGLMWFCTTKGISRFDGYNFETFTINDGIPHNDVWQIAEDTQKRVWFLSYSSHFFYYDLQQNRFVVIKNPYSELKDGHIWGFIQQDKNLYTAVLSENQEVLSIDTRTQKVRRFSPTRRGIYEYPFDTTVAYFNHYKAGGFPFELRAYSEGFSHNLNKRPHPIPNKFVLQQYNSLFQGLLAIIFDDNTTICASEHEIIQDSGSSVIHANVDELSQFPDDKIVLIMNVGNPKYKFCKTEKDAFIIDNQLNRIHSFDFLRKYILNSVTFDQDENLWICTKNHGVFFLSKDAVKSHTLTAIEGAVISSARLGAETWIGTNSGQIYYTDTNGKFIKLHFQNPINLPINNLVVTPEYLIFTWQGLIFGVLPYQLAKQGKAISSIFHPKNQHSANFKISVADKTKLHVIQWHDIKSLDRISPYEFVASNALNIAKLKIYKDIFYSEPFIPKDLIAKALVVKTSPDSTIWVGNSQGVFQVKNIKQQRFTPLLSVPVKSLVYADKLKTLLIGTNGYGLYFRTNGKIGIFKELMGEIINHLYFDEKTNHTWVATNHGVYILQHKAKQPQHYTISRLLLNNGLPSLEVNQIAINERNAFVGTSAGLVKYTLDLSPKHPKNLYKLPLSVRNVWVNQQKQALQDVYELAYDHNNIKIQYAGISFPSDKKNTYYYQFGEPSKTKEWESTSAVSLEFVSLPPGNYEFILKCVDLFQRISKTQKIRFIIKPPFWQTPWFAITFLLLMFGITYWVIVQRIKHVKIKVANEHLIEKRMADLQLEALQGQMNPHFVFNVLSSIQYFILQNDPISASSYLSKFSRLMRLFLESLRNKFIYIPDEVTLLSNYLALEQLRLSNKFTFSVEVSPDILPSYKIPTMLIQPFVENAINHGILHSTKPQNTIHIRFEVAQQKIICTVDDDGIGREQARIIKEQQTTNIISRGTEITFERIKSLRQSDNIQIDIIYTDKNNTANPYSTGTIVQIITDKL, from the coding sequence TTGAATACTTTCTCTAATTTCTTTGGGCAAAACCCTACTACAAGAAATTATGGGGTAAACGACGGACTAGCAAGCTCAATGGTATACCGAGCTTTTCAAGACAGTCAGGGCTTGATGTGGTTTTGTACTACCAAAGGTATTTCGCGGTTTGATGGATACAATTTCGAGACCTTCACTATCAACGATGGTATCCCTCACAACGATGTTTGGCAAATTGCTGAAGATACCCAAAAAAGGGTCTGGTTTTTGAGCTACAGCTCACACTTCTTTTACTACGACCTCCAGCAAAACCGATTTGTTGTTATTAAAAACCCTTATTCCGAATTGAAGGATGGACACATATGGGGCTTTATCCAGCAAGACAAGAATTTATATACGGCCGTATTAAGCGAAAATCAAGAGGTATTATCGATTGACACCCGTACACAGAAGGTACGGAGATTTTCGCCAACAAGACGGGGTATTTACGAATACCCTTTCGACACTACGGTGGCTTATTTTAATCATTACAAAGCCGGAGGTTTTCCTTTCGAGCTTCGGGCTTATTCAGAAGGTTTTTCGCACAACCTCAACAAAAGGCCACATCCTATTCCAAACAAATTTGTTCTTCAACAATATAATTCTCTTTTTCAAGGACTTTTGGCCATTATTTTTGATGATAATACTACTATTTGTGCTTCCGAACATGAAATTATTCAAGACTCTGGTAGTTCGGTTATACATGCCAATGTCGATGAATTAAGCCAATTTCCCGATGACAAAATTGTATTAATCATGAATGTTGGCAATCCTAAATATAAGTTTTGCAAAACCGAAAAAGACGCCTTTATCATTGATAATCAACTCAATCGAATTCATTCATTTGATTTTCTGAGAAAATATATACTCAATAGTGTAACATTCGACCAAGACGAAAACCTTTGGATATGTACCAAAAATCATGGAGTCTTTTTTCTAAGCAAGGATGCCGTTAAGTCGCATACCCTCACAGCCATTGAAGGTGCTGTAATTAGTAGTGCAAGGTTAGGAGCTGAAACGTGGATTGGGACTAATTCTGGGCAAATTTACTATACCGATACCAATGGAAAGTTTATTAAATTACATTTTCAAAACCCTATCAACCTCCCTATCAACAACCTTGTTGTTACGCCCGAATATCTTATTTTTACGTGGCAAGGGCTTATTTTTGGGGTTCTGCCTTATCAATTAGCTAAACAAGGAAAGGCTATTTCATCTATTTTTCATCCCAAAAATCAGCACTCAGCCAATTTCAAAATATCAGTAGCAGACAAAACCAAGCTCCATGTTATTCAATGGCATGATATAAAAAGCCTAGATAGAATTTCACCATACGAATTTGTGGCTTCTAATGCCCTAAATATAGCTAAGTTAAAAATCTACAAAGACATTTTCTATTCTGAACCATTTATCCCTAAAGACCTCATTGCTAAAGCTTTGGTAGTAAAAACCTCCCCTGATAGCACGATTTGGGTAGGTAACTCACAAGGGGTTTTTCAAGTAAAAAATATCAAACAACAACGGTTTACACCTCTTCTTTCTGTTCCTGTAAAAAGCCTTGTTTATGCCGACAAGCTCAAAACGCTACTGATTGGAACAAATGGATATGGCTTATATTTTAGAACAAATGGTAAAATCGGAATATTCAAAGAGCTGATGGGAGAAATTATCAATCATTTGTATTTCGATGAAAAAACAAATCATACTTGGGTAGCCACCAATCATGGGGTGTATATCTTGCAGCATAAAGCCAAACAACCACAGCATTATACCATAAGTAGGCTTTTGCTCAACAATGGACTACCTTCGCTAGAAGTCAACCAAATAGCCATCAATGAGCGAAATGCGTTTGTTGGAACGTCGGCAGGATTGGTCAAATACACATTAGATTTATCACCAAAACACCCAAAAAATCTATATAAACTTCCACTGAGCGTTCGAAACGTTTGGGTGAATCAACAAAAGCAAGCACTACAAGATGTCTATGAATTGGCTTATGACCACAACAATATAAAAATACAATACGCAGGAATTTCTTTTCCAAGCGACAAAAAAAACACCTATTACTATCAGTTTGGTGAGCCTTCCAAAACAAAAGAATGGGAAAGTACCTCGGCTGTGTCACTAGAGTTTGTGTCGTTACCACCTGGCAATTATGAGTTCATCCTCAAATGTGTAGACCTCTTTCAGCGTATTTCCAAAACCCAAAAGATTCGCTTTATTATCAAGCCGCCCTTTTGGCAAACTCCTTGGTTTGCTATTACCTTTTTGTTATTGATGTTTGGCATTACTTATTGGGTTATTGTCCAGAGAATCAAGCATGTAAAAATCAAAGTAGCCAACGAACACCTTATTGAGAAACGTATGGCCGACCTACAGCTTGAAGCATTACAAGGACAAATGAACCCACATTTTGTTTTTAATGTGCTTAGTTCTATTCAATATTTTATTTTACAAAACGACCCTATTTCGGCATCTTCTTATCTTAGTAAGTTTTCACGACTCATGAGGCTTTTTTTGGAGTCGCTCAGAAATAAATTTATTTATATTCCCGACGAAGTTACCTTACTGTCAAACTACTTAGCATTAGAACAACTAAGACTAAGTAATAAATTTACCTTTAGTGTTGAGGTATCCCCCGACATTCTACCCAGCTACAAAATACCCACTATGTTGATACAGCCATTCGTTGAAAATGCTATCAATCATGGTATTTTACACTCAACCAAGCCACAGAATACAATTCATATTAGATTTGAGGTAGCTCAACAAAAAATTATTTGTACAGTAGACGACGATGGTATTGGACGAGAACAGGCTAGAATTATCAAAGAGCAACAAACCACCAATATTATATCGAGAGGTACTGAAATAACCTTTGAAAGAATCAAATCTTTACGGCAATCTGATAATATCCAGATTGACATTATATATACCGACAAAAATAATACAGCGAACCCATACTCAACAGGGACAATAGTCCAAATTATAACAGACAAATTATGA
- a CDS encoding peroxiredoxin: MSNRMLGLGAQFPTFKKTAVVSLEKGNEFYDITSEDHKNAGKWMVMFWWPKDFTFVCPTEIAAFNTKVDDFSDRDTILIGASTDSEFVHLAWRNNHDDLRGLRFPMLADTSKSLAEELGILEANEKIAYRVTYIVDPQGIVRWVSANDLSVGRNVDEVIRVLDALQTDELCPCNWKAGEETLSV; the protein is encoded by the coding sequence ATGTCGAACAGAATGCTAGGTTTGGGTGCTCAATTCCCAACTTTCAAAAAAACTGCCGTTGTTTCATTAGAAAAAGGAAACGAATTTTATGACATTACTTCTGAAGATCACAAAAACGCTGGTAAGTGGATGGTGATGTTCTGGTGGCCAAAAGATTTTACTTTTGTTTGCCCTACAGAAATTGCTGCTTTCAATACTAAAGTTGATGACTTCAGCGACCGTGATACTATTTTGATTGGTGCTTCTACTGACTCTGAATTTGTACACTTGGCTTGGAGAAACAATCATGATGACCTTCGTGGTTTGAGATTCCCGATGTTGGCTGATACTTCAAAATCTTTGGCTGAGGAGTTAGGAATTTTGGAAGCTAACGAAAAAATTGCTTACCGTGTTACTTATATTGTTGACCCTCAAGGTATTGTACGTTGGGTTTCTGCCAATGACTTGTCTGTTGGTCGTAATGTAGACGAAGTAATCCGTGTATTGGATGCTCTTCAAACAGACGAACTTTGCCCATGTAACTGGAAAGCTGGCGAAGAAACGCTTAGCGTATAG
- a CDS encoding PP2C family protein-serine/threonine phosphatase: protein MFQISKVFSLLDAGKRSSIEDYIYPNLNDVNTKTKVFVVCDGVGGEAKGEEASKIVAETFGKMLSHLTNITKEDILAALDASLLRFKLFIEDFPEAENMSTTLTLACINKREIIVAWCGDSKIVHFNEKGIKWKSLDHSFVQHLVNINQISLEEASTHPQRNLITRCINLQTTTNDFDFHVIDSIEPNDYLLLASDGIFEKVSTSLLPQIAQNPEPNKGYLINEYCQNYTRDNYSMHLLQFEATKSNFLPKIIMGLIILVGLGIWQFTKTQNPKIPPTPQNKRISVDIPTIIPPAVDSTKNH, encoded by the coding sequence ATGTTTCAAATTTCTAAAGTTTTCAGCTTGTTAGATGCTGGTAAAAGGTCAAGTATCGAAGACTATATTTACCCTAATTTGAACGATGTAAATACAAAAACAAAAGTATTTGTAGTATGTGATGGCGTTGGAGGAGAAGCCAAAGGTGAAGAAGCTAGCAAAATTGTAGCAGAAACATTTGGCAAGATGCTCTCTCATTTAACAAATATCACAAAAGAAGATATTTTGGCAGCTTTAGACGCTAGCCTTCTCAGATTCAAGCTATTTATTGAAGATTTTCCTGAGGCTGAAAATATGAGTACAACCCTAACACTAGCGTGTATCAATAAACGTGAAATTATAGTAGCATGGTGTGGTGATAGTAAAATTGTACACTTCAATGAAAAAGGTATAAAATGGAAAAGCCTCGACCACAGTTTTGTCCAGCATTTAGTCAATATCAATCAAATAAGCTTAGAAGAAGCCAGTACACATCCTCAACGAAACCTAATTACGAGGTGTATCAACCTACAAACAACCACCAACGATTTTGACTTTCATGTGATTGATTCAATAGAGCCAAATGATTATTTACTATTGGCATCGGATGGTATTTTTGAAAAAGTAAGTACATCCTTACTACCTCAAATAGCCCAAAATCCAGAACCTAATAAAGGTTATTTAATCAACGAGTACTGCCAAAACTACACACGTGATAATTATTCTATGCACTTGTTGCAGTTTGAGGCTACTAAATCAAATTTTTTGCCCAAAATTATCATGGGTTTAATAATACTGGTTGGATTGGGAATATGGCAGTTTACCAAAACACAAAACCCTAAAATACCACCTACGCCTCAAAATAAACGTATATCGGTAGATATCCCTACCATTATCCCCCCAGCAGTAGATTCTACCAAAAACCACTAA